The following are encoded together in the Triticum dicoccoides isolate Atlit2015 ecotype Zavitan chromosome 6B, WEW_v2.0, whole genome shotgun sequence genome:
- the LOC119322620 gene encoding soluble inorganic pyrophosphatase-like, with the protein MSGEADGKTYQVSRMPPAALNERILSSMSQKHVAAHPWHDLEIGPGAPAVFNCVVEIPRGSKVKYELDKATGLIKVDRVLYSSVVYPHNYGFIPRTLCEDNDPMDVLVLMQEQVVPGCFLRARAIGLMPMIDQGEKDDKIIAVCADDPEYRHFRDISELPPHRLQEIRRFFEDYKKNENKEVAVNDFLPAEDAINAIKYSMDLYGSYIMEGLRK; encoded by the exons ATGTCTGGAGAAGCTGATGGGAAGACCTACCAGGTATCAAGGATGCCCCCTGCTGCTCTCAATGAGCGCATCCTTTCTTCCATGTCTCAAAAGCACGTTGCTGCTCACCCATGGCATGACCTGGAGATAG GTCCAGGAGCCCCTGCAGTTTTCAACTGT GTGGTTGAGATTCCTAGAGGCAGCAAGGTTAAGTATGAGTTGGACAAAGCAACTGGTCTTATCAAG GTTGATCGTGTTCTGTACTCCTCAGTTGTGTACCCACACAATTATGGCTTCATTCCACGCACACTCTGCGAGGATAATGACCCGATGGACGTCCTTGTCCTGATGCAG GAACAAGTTGTTCCTGGTTGCTTCCTGCGTGCCCGTGCTATTGGGCTTATGCCTATGATTGATCAG GGTGAGAAAGATGACAAGATCATAGCTGTCTGTGCTGATGATCCTGAGTACCGTCACTTCAGAGACATCAGTGAACTTCCCCCGCATCGCCTACAGGAGATCCGTCGCTTCTTTGAAGACT ACAAGAAGAATGAAAACAAGGAGGTTGCAGTGAATGATTTCCTCCCAGCAGAAGATGCCATCAACGCAATCAAGTACTCAAT GGACCTCTACGGTTCGTACATCATGGAGGGCTTAAGGAAGTGA